One part of the Lotus japonicus ecotype B-129 chromosome 2, LjGifu_v1.2 genome encodes these proteins:
- the LOC130736767 gene encoding uncharacterized protein LOC130736767 produces MAHLHGLSLCWEQGFRQVLVYSDSALALDTVKGSVARFHIYAALIWSIKSLLQRPWQVVLEHTLREGNAPADFMAKLGADLHGVQIVQFLVPPPGLAPLLLADSLGVPHLRP; encoded by the coding sequence ATGGCGCATCTTCATGGTTTATCTCTTTGTTGGGAGCAAGGATTTCGCCAGGTCTTGGTTTATTCGGATTCAGCTTTGGCTCTTGATACCGTCAAGGGTTCAGTGGCGCGGTTCCATATCTATGCTGCGTTGATTTGGTCTATCAAGTCTTTGCTTCAGCGGCCTTGGCAGGTTGTTTTGGAGCATACTCTTCGCGAAGGGAATGCTCCAGCTGATTTTATGGCGAAGCTTGGTGCTGACTTACATGGTGTGCAGATAGTGCAGTTCTTGGTGCCTCCTCCGGGCCTTGCTCCTCTTTTGCTGGCGGATAGCCTTGGTGTTCCTCATTTGAGGCCTTag
- the LOC130736768 gene encoding uncharacterized protein LOC130736768, which translates to MESTTPAPVPEPVGGGTQGVSFRDMVVGNQSATMPRTKVDLIAHKLVRIEHDNGDRLCPRVYAADSIVDALSIPWKEALLVRILGKNLGYSLMKQKLQATWKPQGAFDLVDLEHGFFMEKFDNVRDRERILQGGPWMIFDRYIVVSQWSPDFVSTPHAVGKMLVWVRFPRLNLTFYDESFLLALATTVGSPVMVDSNTIKAMRGKFGLEVTGFESSTRVSISFVSTSGKVQDDGSHETAGKASAPAAAADQSKPAPNPKANKSNDDVISSSAVGPSDDVQHGDWLVVKRKKSKKLNANNSKEGIKGTKLGNSKIADSKNKGPPKSSGAKESGTPVQSTMGVA; encoded by the exons ATGGAGTCCACTACTCCGGCACCGGTGCCTGAACCGGTGGGGGGAGGCACACAAGGTGTGTCCTTCAGGGACATGGTTGTCGGCAACCAATCTGCTACGATGCCTAGGACCAAGGTAGATCTGATTGCCCACAAACTGGTCCGTATTGAGCATGACAATGGTGATAGGCTTTGCCCTAGAGTCTATGCGGCAGATTCCATTGTGGATGCACTGAGTATTCCTTGGAAGGAAGCTTTACTGGTTAGAATCCTGGGGAAAAACCTGGGATATTCTCTAATGAAACAGAAGTTGCAAGCTACCTGGAAGCCACAAGGCGCGTTTGACCTTGTGGATTTGGAGCATGGTTTCTTTATGGAAAAATTTGATAATGTCCGAGATAGAGAGCGGATTCTCCAAGGCGGCCCCTGGATGATCTTTGATCGATACATCGTTGTTAGCCAATGGAGTCCAGACTTTGTGTCCACACCACACGCGGTTGGAAAGATGTTGGTTTGGGTGCGTTTCCCACGTTTGAACCTCACCTTTTATGATGAGAGCTTCCTCTTAGCCTTGGCTACAACCGTGGGTTCACCGGTGATGGTCGATTCTAATACTATCAAGGCCATGAGGGGCAA GTTTGGTTTAGAGGTCACTGGCTTCGAGTCGAGTACGAGGGTCTCCATATCATTTGTGAGCACATCGGGCAAGGTCCAAGATGATGGATCCCACGAAACTGCTGGTAAAGCATCTGCTCCGGCGGCAGCGGCGGACCAATCAAAGCCTGCTCCAAACCCTAAGGCAAATAAGTCAAATGATGACGTCATTTCTTCTTCAGCGGTGGGGCCATCGGATGATGTACAACATGGGGATTGGCTTGTGGTGAAACGCAAGAAATCCAAGAAATTAAATGCTAATAACTCCAAGGAAGGAATCAAGGGCACAAAACTAGGAAATTCCAAAATAGCAGATTCAAAGAATAAGGGGCCACCCAAgtcaagtggggccaaggaaaGTGGGACCCCAGTTCAGTCTACCATGGGAGTGGCTTGA